One segment of Alistipes finegoldii DSM 17242 DNA contains the following:
- a CDS encoding anaerobic sulfatase-maturation protein — protein MKSKDIFTFRDAEKQAGPVAFSTMLKPAGSACNLDCHYCYYLDKAVQYGGRQAVMSDELLELYVKQYICANEVDTVQFCWHGGEPLLLGVDFYRRAMEFQRKYADGKRIENTLQTNGTLVDEAWCDLFASNNFLVGVSLDGPEDIHDAFRLTKGGKPTFARVMETVRMFERSGVEFNTLSVVNRRCEGRGAEIYRFFRDTVHSKYMQFLPAVEHVVDKPGFHRPLIVSPDREGARVAEWSVTAEGYGRFLCDVFDQWVVGDVGRYYVQMFDASLAQWCGVQPGVCSMGETCGDALVVEHNGDVYSCDHFVYPEYKLGNIAQTPLDEIYRTAKRREFGLNKRNTLPTECLRCKFYFACRGECPKHRFDRGADGSPKNSLCEGLKIYFRHVEPYMEYMRDLLSKQQAPAWVMPFARKRMGLE, from the coding sequence ATGAAATCGAAAGACATCTTCACTTTCCGCGACGCCGAGAAACAGGCCGGCCCCGTTGCCTTCTCGACGATGCTCAAGCCGGCCGGCTCGGCCTGCAACCTCGATTGCCACTACTGCTATTACCTCGACAAGGCGGTGCAGTACGGCGGCCGGCAGGCCGTGATGAGCGACGAACTGCTGGAACTTTACGTCAAACAATATATCTGCGCCAACGAAGTCGATACGGTCCAGTTCTGCTGGCACGGGGGCGAACCGCTGCTGCTGGGCGTCGATTTCTACCGCCGGGCCATGGAGTTCCAGCGGAAATACGCCGACGGCAAACGCATCGAGAACACCCTTCAGACCAACGGCACGCTGGTCGACGAGGCGTGGTGCGATCTGTTCGCGTCGAACAATTTTCTGGTGGGCGTCTCGCTCGACGGTCCCGAAGACATTCACGACGCTTTCCGCCTTACCAAAGGCGGCAAGCCGACCTTCGCGCGCGTCATGGAGACCGTGCGGATGTTCGAACGCAGCGGCGTGGAATTCAATACGCTGAGCGTCGTGAACCGCCGCTGCGAAGGCCGCGGCGCGGAGATCTACCGCTTTTTCCGCGACACGGTCCACAGCAAATACATGCAGTTCCTGCCCGCCGTGGAGCATGTCGTCGACAAGCCGGGCTTCCACCGTCCGCTGATCGTCTCCCCCGACCGCGAAGGCGCGCGGGTGGCCGAGTGGTCCGTCACGGCCGAAGGCTACGGGCGTTTTCTGTGCGACGTTTTCGACCAGTGGGTCGTGGGCGACGTGGGCCGCTATTACGTCCAGATGTTCGACGCCTCGCTGGCCCAGTGGTGCGGCGTGCAGCCGGGCGTCTGCTCGATGGGCGAGACGTGCGGCGACGCGCTGGTCGTCGAGCACAACGGCGACGTCTACTCCTGCGACCACTTCGTCTACCCCGAATACAAACTGGGCAACATCGCCCAGACGCCGCTCGACGAAATCTACCGCACGGCCAAACGCCGCGAATTCGGCCTGAACAAGCGCAACACGCTGCCCACGGAATGTCTGCGCTGCAAATTCTACTTCGCCTGCCGTGGCGAGTGCCCCAAGCACCGCTTCGACCGCGGTGCCGACGGAAGCCCGAAAAACTCGCTCTGCGAAGGTTTGAAAATCTACTTCCGCCACGTGGAGCCGTACATGGAATACATGCGCGACCTGCTGTCTAAACAGCAGGCTCCGGCGTGGGTCATGCCCTTCGCCCGCAAACGCATGGGGCTGGAATAA
- a CDS encoding DHA2 family efflux MFS transporter permease subunit produces the protein MANLREHIRQSSGYKWWILGMIMLGTFMAVLDVTVVNVGLPAIMSAFGIGISSAEWVITAYMITMTIMLPSAGWFADRFGNKRVYILGLVLFTLGSWLCGKASSDPFLIGARALQGVGSGIIQALGLAIVTREFKPAERGLALGLWSMAAAASISFGPLLGGYLVDAYSWHKIFDVNVPVGVLAVLLAAFVQKEWKNQTRSPFDWQGFAAIVLFMPLAIYALARGNSPSNPGGWSAPEVIGCFIVAGAALAWFIVAELRNPAPLLQIRLLAERNFGISMAVLTLFAIGMLGGTYLLPLYMQRGLGYTALAAGSMFLPVGVIQGVLSAVSGYLTRYVRPLLLSAAGILIMALSFWLASRFTLHTTHGHILFILYLRGFGMGLTFAPLNLFSLKNLTQQDMAAAAGISNSIKQLAGSIGIALLTVIFSARTSYHAAHETVSAAQTYVEGVTDALRVVAVITLAALLPLLGVFRKKRPGKSGVKGAATPSPGEAVSGKTDKTTIYRTKPE, from the coding sequence ATGGCGAATCTGCGCGAACACATACGGCAAAGCAGCGGCTACAAATGGTGGATTCTGGGCATGATCATGCTCGGAACGTTCATGGCCGTGCTGGACGTAACGGTGGTGAACGTCGGACTGCCGGCGATCATGTCGGCCTTCGGCATCGGCATCTCGTCGGCCGAATGGGTCATCACGGCCTACATGATTACGATGACGATCATGCTTCCTTCGGCAGGGTGGTTTGCGGACCGGTTCGGCAACAAACGCGTCTATATCCTCGGACTGGTGCTGTTCACGCTCGGCTCGTGGCTCTGCGGCAAGGCTTCGAGCGACCCGTTCCTGATCGGGGCGCGGGCCTTGCAGGGCGTAGGAAGCGGCATCATACAAGCGCTGGGACTGGCGATCGTGACGCGCGAGTTCAAGCCCGCGGAGCGCGGTCTGGCGCTGGGTCTGTGGTCGATGGCCGCGGCGGCTTCGATCTCGTTCGGGCCGCTGCTGGGCGGCTATCTGGTCGATGCGTACAGCTGGCACAAGATATTCGACGTGAACGTGCCGGTCGGAGTGCTGGCCGTCCTGCTCGCGGCATTCGTCCAGAAGGAGTGGAAGAACCAGACGCGCAGCCCGTTCGACTGGCAGGGGTTCGCGGCCATCGTGCTCTTCATGCCGCTGGCGATCTATGCGCTGGCGCGGGGCAATTCGCCGTCGAATCCCGGCGGGTGGAGCGCGCCCGAAGTGATCGGCTGTTTCATCGTCGCGGGGGCGGCGCTGGCGTGGTTCATCGTCGCGGAGCTGCGCAATCCCGCGCCGCTGCTGCAGATCCGGCTGCTCGCGGAACGCAACTTCGGAATTTCGATGGCCGTGCTGACGCTCTTCGCCATAGGCATGCTCGGCGGCACCTATCTGCTGCCGCTCTACATGCAGCGGGGACTGGGATACACGGCGCTGGCGGCGGGAAGCATGTTCCTGCCCGTAGGTGTGATTCAGGGCGTGCTCTCGGCCGTTTCGGGTTATCTGACCCGCTACGTCAGGCCGCTGCTGCTGAGCGCGGCGGGCATTCTGATCATGGCGCTGAGTTTCTGGCTCGCCAGCCGTTTCACGCTCCACACCACGCACGGACATATTCTCTTCATACTCTATCTGCGCGGCTTCGGCATGGGACTTACGTTCGCGCCGCTCAACCTCTTCTCGCTCAAGAACCTCACCCAGCAGGACATGGCCGCGGCGGCCGGCATTTCGAACAGCATCAAACAGCTGGCCGGAAGCATCGGAATCGCCCTCCTGACGGTGATCTTCTCGGCGCGAACCTCCTACCACGCCGCACACGAGACCGTCTCCGCGGCGCAGACCTACGTCGAAGGGGTCACGGACGCCCTGCGCGTGGTGGCGGTCATCACGCTGGCGGCGTTGCTTCCGCTGCTGGGGGTCTTCCGGAAAAAACGGCCGGGAAAGAGCGGAGTGAAAGGTGCGGCAACCCCTTCGCCGGGAGAGGCCGTCTCCGGCAAAACCGACAAGACAACCATTTACCGGACAAAACCCGAATAG
- a CDS encoding RNA polymerase sigma-70 factor has product MTDNAQTINMQDNRTVVGLLRAGDEKCFDALFRRYYKPLCTYATRFVTPARAEELVQDTLMWVWENRTSLLPEMPLKSLLFTIVKNKAINHMSRDTIKNRVIRQLAEYYEEEFDDPDFYLEGELVERLTAALRKMPPEFQQTFRMHRLEGRTHKEIAAALGVSPQTVNYRIGQTVRLLREELKEYWPLVVLLLWPDLH; this is encoded by the coding sequence ATGACAGATAACGCGCAAACAATCAACATGCAAGACAACCGTACGGTTGTGGGTTTGCTCCGCGCCGGAGACGAAAAATGTTTCGACGCGCTCTTCCGCCGTTATTATAAACCCCTCTGTACCTACGCCACCCGTTTCGTCACCCCGGCCCGCGCCGAGGAGCTGGTGCAGGATACGCTGATGTGGGTCTGGGAAAACCGCACGTCGCTGCTGCCCGAAATGCCCCTCAAGTCGCTGTTGTTCACCATCGTCAAGAACAAGGCGATCAACCATATGTCGCGCGATACGATCAAAAACCGCGTGATCCGCCAGCTCGCCGAATACTACGAAGAGGAGTTCGACGATCCCGATTTTTACCTCGAAGGCGAACTGGTGGAGCGTCTCACGGCCGCGCTGCGCAAGATGCCGCCCGAATTCCAGCAGACTTTCCGCATGCACCGGCTCGAAGGCAGGACCCACAAGGAGATCGCCGCCGCGCTCGGCGTGTCGCCGCAGACGGTCAATTACCGGATCGGGCAGACCGTGCGCCTGCTGCGCGAAGAGCTGAAAGAGTACTGGCCGCTCGTCGTTTTGCTGTTGTGGCCGGACCTGCACTGA
- a CDS encoding DUF4974 domain-containing protein codes for MRLTDEPSADRSINWIDGRFCFEHDTFGEIVAELKRYYNVDIRFMDEALRSERFSGDFRVEDGIYHIMSVLQLTYKFTYKVVGNDIEIYPNPKR; via the coding sequence ATGCGCCTGACCGACGAACCTTCGGCCGACCGGTCGATCAACTGGATCGACGGCCGCTTCTGCTTCGAGCACGACACCTTCGGGGAGATCGTCGCCGAACTCAAACGCTACTACAACGTCGATATCCGCTTTATGGACGAAGCCCTGCGCAGCGAACGCTTCTCCGGCGACTTCCGCGTCGAGGACGGCATCTACCACATCATGTCGGTGCTGCAGCTCACCTATAAGTTCACCTACAAGGTCGTCGGCAACGACATCGAAATCTACCCGAATCCTAAACGATAA
- a CDS encoding SusC/RagA family TonB-linked outer membrane protein: MKKTYLAAGRGVHAVSACFRCLFLIPIFVLGCFGAHAAAQTQQSVSRVSLDVRDAAIVNVFQTVQQQTGCSFVYNTSDIDTDRKVTVSAQDEPLTALLDKLFAGSDIAYTLRDKHIVLSKKTKNSPPHNAQGGVSGTVKDAQGMPLIGATVLIQGTTTGVAVDLDGNFMLPQAKVGDTLEISLIGYAKQTLPVTGSAPLQVVMLEDNEVLDAVVVTALGIKRAEKSLTYNVQEVAGDIVTSVKDANFMNSLSGKVAGLQINASASGAGGSTRVVMRGVKSINGENNALYVIDGIPLPSLRSSQTSGTYETPDGGDFEGIANFNPDDIESMSILSGATASALYGAQGANGVILITTKKGKEGRVRVNYSNSTTFSHPFVMPKFQNTYGTSEIEPMMSWGSKLATPTSYDPADFFQTGFNETNSVGLSAGTERNQTYASASAVNSRGIVPNNVYNRYNFSIRNTTMLIKDRLTLDVGATYMKQYTRNQTIQGQYRNPLVGIYLFPRGNDIRKYEIYERPGSDSRYMEQFWDLEFLKGVENPWWITNRELNENRQHRYSFNATMKLDITDWMSLTGRIRTDNATINYTRKLSASTNTLFASKYGSYLNRTMTHNNLYGDVLLSIDKSFFDNAFSLQFNLGASIMDDKNQLTGYEGYLAGIPNKFTYNNIISDNSQSFPTQENYHDQIQAVYATMQLGWRGMLYVDVSVRNDWASMLAFTPKQNIFYPSVGLSAVISSMADLSKAGISFLKVRGSYAEVGNAPERYITGPNYTLTNGVVSTATIAPAKHLEAERTKSFEAGLDVKFLGNKISATATYYNTNTYNQLFLYDAPPSSGYKQKYINAGKVNNWGIEASAGYKNTWRDFSWATTLNFSMNRNKIKELVPEGTRDPDTGSLVDIKEVNKDYGGYRVKLVEGGSIGDFYVKGLLTDDKGHIYVDPNSNTVLLDPDPEAYIFAGNTEARFRWGWNNQFSYKGVSLGVLIDARIGGRGVSATQALMDRFGVSQDSADARENGGVWISDDQQVPDAKTFYANSGDGMAMLSHYVYSMTNVRLRELTLGYDLPSKWFRNKVNMSVSFVGRNLFMFYNKAPFDPEVTASTSTYYQGVDFFMQPSVRTLGFSVKLQF; the protein is encoded by the coding sequence ATGAAAAAAACTTACCTTGCAGCAGGCAGGGGAGTGCATGCCGTCTCCGCATGTTTCCGTTGTCTGTTTCTTATCCCGATTTTCGTATTGGGATGCTTCGGCGCTCATGCCGCAGCACAGACGCAGCAGTCCGTTTCCCGCGTCAGCCTCGACGTCCGGGACGCCGCTATCGTCAACGTTTTCCAAACCGTTCAGCAGCAGACCGGCTGCTCGTTCGTCTACAACACGTCGGACATCGACACCGACCGCAAAGTGACCGTTTCCGCGCAGGACGAGCCGCTGACGGCTCTGCTCGACAAACTTTTCGCAGGTTCCGACATCGCCTACACGCTTCGCGACAAGCACATCGTCCTTTCGAAGAAAACTAAAAATTCCCCCCCCCACAACGCTCAGGGCGGAGTCAGCGGAACCGTTAAGGACGCTCAGGGCATGCCGCTGATCGGCGCCACGGTGCTGATTCAGGGCACGACGACCGGCGTGGCCGTCGATCTCGACGGCAATTTCATGCTGCCGCAGGCCAAGGTCGGCGACACGCTCGAAATTTCGCTGATCGGCTATGCCAAGCAAACCCTTCCCGTAACGGGCTCCGCGCCCCTTCAGGTGGTAATGCTCGAAGACAACGAGGTGCTCGACGCCGTCGTGGTGACCGCCCTCGGTATCAAGCGCGCCGAGAAATCGCTGACCTACAACGTGCAGGAGGTAGCCGGCGACATCGTCACCTCGGTCAAGGACGCCAACTTCATGAACTCCCTTTCGGGTAAGGTCGCCGGCCTTCAGATCAATGCCAGTGCATCGGGCGCCGGCGGTTCGACCCGCGTGGTGATGCGAGGCGTCAAGTCGATCAACGGCGAGAACAACGCCCTCTACGTGATCGACGGTATTCCGCTTCCGAGCCTGCGTTCGAGCCAGACCTCAGGCACGTATGAAACGCCCGACGGCGGCGACTTCGAAGGTATCGCCAACTTCAACCCCGACGACATCGAGTCCATGTCGATCCTTTCGGGTGCCACGGCTTCGGCCCTCTACGGTGCTCAGGGCGCCAACGGTGTGATCCTCATCACCACCAAGAAGGGCAAGGAGGGCCGCGTGCGGGTCAACTATTCGAACTCGACGACCTTCTCCCATCCCTTCGTGATGCCCAAATTCCAGAACACCTACGGCACGAGCGAAATCGAGCCGATGATGAGCTGGGGCAGCAAACTCGCCACGCCGACTTCGTACGATCCCGCGGATTTCTTCCAGACCGGATTCAACGAGACCAACTCGGTGGGCCTTTCCGCCGGTACCGAACGCAACCAGACCTATGCGTCGGCTTCCGCCGTCAATTCGCGCGGTATCGTACCCAACAATGTCTACAACCGCTACAATTTCTCGATCCGCAATACGACGATGCTTATCAAGGACCGCCTGACGCTCGACGTGGGCGCGACCTACATGAAGCAGTACACCCGCAACCAGACTATTCAGGGCCAGTACCGCAACCCGCTGGTGGGCATCTACCTCTTCCCGCGCGGCAACGACATCCGCAAATACGAGATTTACGAGCGTCCGGGTTCCGACTCGCGCTATATGGAGCAGTTCTGGGACCTCGAATTCCTCAAGGGCGTCGAGAACCCGTGGTGGATCACCAACCGCGAGCTGAACGAAAACCGTCAGCACCGCTACAGCTTCAACGCTACGATGAAGCTCGACATCACCGACTGGATGAGCCTGACGGGCCGTATCCGTACCGATAATGCGACGATCAACTACACCCGCAAACTCAGCGCTTCGACCAACACGCTCTTCGCTTCGAAGTACGGCAGCTACCTGAACCGCACGATGACGCACAACAACCTCTACGGCGACGTGCTGCTGAGCATCGACAAGAGCTTCTTCGACAATGCCTTCTCCCTGCAGTTCAACCTCGGCGCCAGCATCATGGACGACAAGAACCAGCTGACGGGTTACGAAGGTTATCTGGCGGGCATTCCCAACAAGTTCACCTACAACAACATCATCTCCGACAACTCGCAGAGTTTCCCGACGCAGGAGAACTACCACGACCAGATTCAGGCCGTGTATGCGACCATGCAGCTGGGCTGGCGGGGTATGCTCTACGTTGACGTTTCGGTCCGCAACGACTGGGCCTCGATGCTGGCCTTCACGCCCAAACAGAACATCTTCTATCCTTCGGTGGGCCTTTCGGCCGTGATTTCGTCGATGGCCGACCTCTCGAAGGCGGGCATCTCGTTCCTCAAGGTGCGCGGATCCTATGCCGAGGTGGGCAACGCTCCCGAACGTTACATCACCGGTCCCAACTACACGCTGACCAACGGCGTGGTGAGCACGGCGACGATCGCTCCGGCCAAGCACCTCGAAGCCGAGCGTACCAAGTCGTTCGAGGCCGGTCTCGACGTCAAGTTCTTGGGCAACAAGATCTCGGCTACGGCTACCTACTACAATACCAACACCTACAACCAGCTCTTCCTTTACGACGCACCTCCCAGCTCCGGCTACAAACAGAAATACATCAACGCCGGCAAGGTCAATAACTGGGGTATCGAGGCTTCGGCCGGATACAAGAACACATGGCGCGATTTCTCGTGGGCCACGACCCTCAACTTCTCGATGAACCGCAACAAGATCAAGGAGCTGGTTCCCGAAGGCACCCGCGATCCGGATACGGGCTCGCTGGTCGATATCAAGGAGGTCAATAAGGACTACGGCGGTTACCGTGTCAAGCTCGTCGAGGGCGGTTCGATCGGCGACTTCTATGTCAAAGGCCTGCTGACCGACGACAAGGGTCATATCTATGTCGATCCCAACTCCAACACCGTGCTGCTCGATCCCGATCCCGAAGCCTACATCTTCGCCGGCAACACCGAAGCCCGCTTCCGCTGGGGCTGGAACAACCAGTTCTCCTACAAGGGCGTTTCGCTCGGCGTGCTGATCGACGCACGTATCGGTGGCCGCGGCGTATCGGCTACGCAGGCCCTCATGGACCGCTTCGGCGTTTCGCAGGATTCGGCCGACGCCCGCGAGAACGGCGGCGTATGGATTTCCGACGACCAGCAGGTTCCCGACGCCAAGACCTTCTATGCCAACAGCGGCGACGGCATGGCGATGCTTTCGCACTACGTCTACAGCATGACCAACGTCCGCCTGCGCGAGCTTACACTGGGTTACGACCTGCCCTCCAAATGGTTCCGCAACAAGGTCAATATGAGCGTATCGTTCGTCGGCCGCAACCTGTTCATGTTCTACAACAAGGCTCCGTTCGACCCCGAAGTGACCGCTTCGACGAGTACCTACTATCAGGGTGTCGACTTCTTCATGCAGCCGAGCGTCCGCACCCTCGGATTCAGTGTAAAACTCCAATTCTAA
- a CDS encoding SusD/RagB family nutrient-binding outer membrane lipoprotein yields the protein MKRNNIKQGFLSLAAACLAFTACTGDFERFNTDPNAAQDVDLKMFITTMQMDAVYSCSGSDTDPNNRYQKAYNLIGDVYAGYMSGTNNWDGGTNPQIYALNGSDWCNVPFSESFTNVMPAWLQLKYAHANGLLSDDIFAVANILKVMSLHRVSDIYGPLPVLHFGETENPYNSQEECYMHFFETLDSAIAVLKDVVENNPDAKPLEEVDALYHGDYSKWLKLANSVKLRLAMRICYVKPDLAKQYAMEAVRDGVMETADDSALFQSWGSITIINPLEKIWNGYSDTRMGASMDSYLNGYNDPRLPVYFQPVTEGDNKGEYRGVANGMPNPQQDDYKAMSAPNVQEKSTDSPLRWMMASEVAFLRAEGAMRGWTAEMGGTAEEFYNKGIELSFLENGLSADAAARYAADETSKPTDFTDVSAANTKYNISALGKITIKWNAGASEEEQLERIITQKWIAMFPNGTEAWSEFRRTGYPLIFPVRSNYPTSGVDTNKQIRRMVFPQSEYSNNGAAVQEAVKLLGGPDNGGTKLWWDKKN from the coding sequence ATGAAACGAAACAATATCAAACAAGGATTCCTTTCGCTGGCGGCCGCCTGTCTGGCGTTCACCGCCTGCACCGGGGACTTCGAGCGCTTCAATACCGACCCCAATGCTGCGCAGGATGTGGATCTGAAGATGTTCATCACCACCATGCAGATGGACGCCGTCTACTCGTGCAGCGGCTCGGATACCGATCCCAACAACCGTTATCAAAAAGCTTATAACCTGATCGGCGACGTATACGCCGGCTATATGTCCGGTACGAACAACTGGGACGGCGGCACCAACCCCCAGATTTATGCGCTGAACGGCAGCGATTGGTGCAACGTACCTTTCAGCGAGTCGTTCACCAATGTCATGCCCGCTTGGCTGCAGCTGAAGTACGCCCACGCCAACGGTTTGCTCAGCGACGACATCTTCGCTGTGGCTAATATCCTGAAAGTCATGTCGCTTCATCGCGTGAGCGATATCTACGGCCCGCTGCCCGTGCTGCATTTCGGCGAGACGGAGAACCCTTACAATTCGCAGGAAGAGTGCTATATGCACTTCTTCGAGACGCTCGACAGCGCGATCGCGGTGCTGAAGGACGTCGTGGAGAACAATCCCGACGCCAAACCGCTCGAAGAGGTCGATGCCCTCTACCACGGCGATTATTCGAAATGGCTCAAGCTCGCCAACTCGGTGAAGCTGCGTCTGGCCATGCGCATCTGTTACGTGAAGCCCGACCTTGCGAAGCAGTACGCCATGGAAGCCGTCCGCGACGGCGTGATGGAGACGGCCGACGACAGCGCGCTTTTCCAGAGCTGGGGATCCATTACGATCATCAACCCGCTCGAAAAGATCTGGAACGGCTATAGCGACACCCGCATGGGCGCTTCGATGGACTCCTACCTCAACGGTTACAACGACCCGCGTCTTCCGGTTTATTTCCAGCCTGTCACCGAAGGCGACAACAAGGGCGAATACCGCGGTGTAGCCAACGGAATGCCCAATCCCCAGCAGGATGATTACAAGGCCATGTCCGCGCCCAACGTACAGGAGAAATCCACCGATTCGCCCCTGCGCTGGATGATGGCCTCGGAAGTCGCGTTCCTGCGCGCCGAAGGTGCCATGCGCGGCTGGACGGCCGAGATGGGCGGTACCGCCGAGGAGTTCTATAACAAGGGTATCGAGCTGTCGTTCCTCGAAAACGGCCTGAGCGCCGATGCCGCCGCAAGGTATGCCGCCGACGAAACGAGCAAACCGACCGACTTCACCGACGTTTCGGCCGCCAATACCAAGTATAATATTTCGGCCTTGGGCAAGATTACGATCAAATGGAACGCCGGCGCTTCCGAAGAGGAGCAGCTTGAGCGCATCATCACCCAGAAATGGATCGCCATGTTCCCCAACGGCACCGAGGCTTGGTCCGAATTCCGTCGTACGGGTTATCCCCTGATTTTCCCCGTACGCTCCAACTATCCGACCAGCGGCGTCGATACCAACAAGCAGATCCGCCGCATGGTCTTCCCGCAGTCGGAATACTCCAACAACGGCGCGGCCGTGCAGGAGGCCGTCAAACTGCTCGGCGGTCCTGACAACGGCGGCACGAAGCTGTGGTGGGACAAAAAGAATTAG
- a CDS encoding glycoside hydrolase family 18, translating into MKNILKHAVVCLVLAAAVASCTKETTPERINIQHPDQQSPILRDNAYYQNLRAYKQTKHKLAFGWYGSWTAVGASYQSRLISAPDSMDIISIWSQWHTLTPQQMADKEFVQKTLGTKVTYTIFSDKLPEPFLEIGNGEYTDEAIEAYAKAYCKDSMDKYQYDGIDIDYEPGYGASGPFVGHDNALFTKLINAMSKYVGPKSGTGRLLIIDGVPYAVDRSVVDCFDYGIVQAYASSGYTDLQNRFNNADAKGWKPEQYIFAENFESYWKTGGVDFTDREGNRMPSLYGMATFNPTQGAGAGFGAYHMEYEYGNSAMPYQFMRNAIQMANPAGGWKTPIDVAFSSNQSSNFSFVVEDDGSVTGTMQDKVSLSFSRPVVSGMQLTLGVDNSLVAVYNDENGTEYETVDPSLVKMEPIQCAENQVFSPDATITLDPKSIEKGYYLIPVVISPISDAGYAVKEGSVHYIFVTKVAMDVEIGATTLDGSKIAPTSAWTITCCQGTATSGATGVWNCDSAAQKAAMFDGKLDANCWYANSASYSWGNGGNFTIDMGEVNDVTGLRWHIHYQDSEPQCTDLTYSEDGNVWYSLSAGVPFTPVLSDNWKWVKFKRTVKARYIRVYVGLVTGWTSMNEAEIYGPAN; encoded by the coding sequence ATGAAAAATATATTGAAACATGCAGTAGTTTGTCTCGTGCTGGCGGCCGCGGTGGCCTCCTGTACGAAGGAGACGACGCCTGAGCGGATCAATATCCAGCATCCGGACCAGCAGTCGCCGATCCTGCGCGACAATGCCTATTACCAGAATCTCCGCGCCTACAAGCAGACCAAACACAAACTGGCTTTCGGCTGGTACGGTTCGTGGACGGCCGTCGGCGCGTCCTATCAGTCGCGTCTGATCAGCGCCCCAGACTCGATGGACATCATCTCGATCTGGAGCCAGTGGCACACGCTCACGCCCCAGCAAATGGCCGATAAGGAGTTCGTTCAGAAAACGTTGGGTACGAAAGTGACCTATACGATTTTTTCGGATAAACTGCCCGAACCGTTCCTTGAAATCGGCAACGGTGAATATACCGACGAGGCCATTGAAGCTTATGCAAAAGCCTATTGCAAAGACTCGATGGACAAGTATCAGTACGACGGCATCGATATCGACTATGAGCCGGGCTATGGTGCATCAGGGCCTTTTGTCGGACATGACAATGCTCTGTTTACCAAGTTGATCAATGCCATGAGCAAGTATGTCGGTCCGAAATCTGGTACCGGACGCCTGCTGATAATCGATGGCGTGCCTTATGCGGTGGATCGTTCGGTTGTGGATTGTTTCGACTATGGTATCGTGCAGGCGTATGCTTCTTCTGGTTATACCGATCTGCAAAATCGCTTCAATAATGCCGATGCAAAAGGCTGGAAGCCTGAACAGTATATCTTTGCCGAGAATTTTGAGTCTTATTGGAAAACTGGCGGTGTGGATTTTACGGACCGCGAAGGTAATAGGATGCCGTCTCTTTACGGTATGGCGACCTTTAATCCCACGCAGGGTGCCGGCGCCGGATTCGGTGCATACCATATGGAGTACGAATACGGTAATTCGGCCATGCCGTACCAATTTATGCGCAATGCGATTCAGATGGCCAATCCTGCCGGAGGCTGGAAAACGCCTATCGATGTGGCTTTTTCGAGTAACCAATCTTCCAACTTTTCGTTCGTTGTCGAGGACGATGGTTCGGTGACCGGAACGATGCAGGATAAAGTTTCGTTGTCGTTCTCGCGTCCCGTTGTAAGCGGTATGCAGTTGACGCTGGGTGTGGATAATTCGCTCGTAGCCGTTTATAACGATGAGAACGGTACGGAATATGAGACCGTCGATCCGTCGTTGGTTAAGATGGAGCCGATCCAGTGCGCCGAAAATCAGGTGTTCTCTCCCGATGCGACGATTACGCTTGATCCTAAGTCAATCGAAAAGGGGTATTATTTGATTCCGGTGGTGATCAGTCCTATTTCGGATGCCGGATATGCCGTCAAGGAGGGCTCCGTACATTATATCTTCGTTACGAAGGTCGCGATGGATGTCGAAATCGGCGCGACGACGCTCGACGGCTCGAAGATCGCTCCGACCTCGGCATGGACGATCACCTGCTGTCAGGGTACTGCGACGAGCGGCGCCACCGGTGTTTGGAACTGCGACTCCGCCGCGCAGAAAGCGGCCATGTTCGACGGCAAGCTCGACGCCAACTGCTGGTATGCAAACAGCGCTTCCTATTCGTGGGGCAACGGCGGCAACTTCACCATCGACATGGGCGAAGTCAACGACGTGACCGGCCTGCGCTGGCATATCCACTATCAGGATTCCGAACCGCAGTGCACCGACCTCACCTACAGCGAAGACGGCAATGTCTGGTACAGCCTTTCGGCCGGCGTTCCCTTCACTCCGGTGCTGTCCGACAACTGGAAGTGGGTCAAATTCAAGAGAACGGTCAAAGCCCGCTATATCCGGGTTTACGTGGGTCTTGTAACGGGCTGGACGAGCATGAACGAAGCCGAAATCTACGGCCCGGCCAACTAG